A single region of the Maylandia zebra isolate NMK-2024a linkage group LG17, Mzebra_GT3a, whole genome shotgun sequence genome encodes:
- the ascl1a gene encoding achaete-scute homolog 1a, translated as MEINASQQQQLMPPACFFSAQSVQLSASGSGKSASKQPKRPRSSSPELLRCKRRLNFAGFGYSLPQQQPHAVARRNERERNRVKLVNNGFATLREHVPNGAANKKMSKVETLRSAVEYIRALQQLLDEHDAVSAAFQAGVLSPGMSQGYSADMNSMAGSPVSSYSSDEGSYDPLSPEEQELLDFTNWF; from the coding sequence ATGGAAATTAACGcgagtcagcagcagcagctgatgcCGCCCGCGTGCTTCTTCTCCGCGCAGAGCGTCCAGCTGAGCGCGAGCGGCAGCGGGAAGTCCGCGAGCAAGCAACCGAAGCGTCCGCGCTCCTCCTCCCCGGAGCTGCTGCGCTGCAAGCGGCGGTTGAACTTCGCGGGTTTCGGCTACAGCCTGCCACAGCAGCAGCCGCACGCGGTGGCGCGCAGGAACGAGCGCGAGCGCAACCGCGTGAAGCTGGTCAACAACGGCTTCGCCACGCTGCGGGAGCACGTGCCAAACGGCGCCGCCAACAAGAAGATGAGCAAAGTGGAGACACTGCGCTCCGCCGTGGAGTACATCCGCGcgctgcagcagctgctggacGAGCACGACGCCGTGAGCGCGGCGTTCCAGGCGGGCGTGCTGTCGCCCGGCATGTCGCAGGGATACTCCGCAGACATGAACTCCATGGCAGGCTCCCCCGTGTCCTCCTACTCATCCGACGAGGGCTCCTATGACCCCCTAAGTCCGGAGGAGCAGGAGCTGCTGGACTTCACAAACTGGTTCTGA